GTCTTACCCCTTTCAAATAGCTATGGGCACCTGCTCCAACCCCATAGTATTCGTGATTATTCCAATAAGTCAGGTTATGGTTACTGTAATAAGATGACTTAGCAAAATTACTTATCTCATAATGATTGAATCCATTTCGATCAAGCATGTCCAGCATATACTCGTACATGTTTGCTTGTATTTCTTCGCCAGGCAAAGACAATTTACCCTTTCTCATTAACTGATAAAACACTGTTTTTTCTTCAATCTTTAATGAATATGCACTAATATGTGTAATAGGCAGCTGGCATACCTCTTCTAACGATTCCTGCCATTGATCGAACGATTGACCGGGTAATCCAAACATCATATCAATCGATAAATTGGTAATGCCAACCTTCTTACTTAATGCTACAGTTTTAGCTACCTCCGACGGTTCGTGATCCCGATTGATCGCTTTTAATAGATGAGGATCGAATGTTTGAGCACCAATACTTAGTCTATTTACACCTAACTCATACATCATTGACAACTTTTCTTCATCGGCACTTCCTGGATTGACTTCCACTGTCCATTCAACCTTTTCACTAATAGAAAAGTGTCTTTTAATTGCCGTAAGTAAATAGCTTAATTGAGTAGTCGTAAGAGCCGTAGGGGTGCCACCACCAATATAGATGGTGGACAATTCCTTCTCAGGAGGAAAAGCTTCAACTGTTTGCAAAATTTCACGCTCACACAGCTCAAGGTATTCTTCAATGGGTTGATTTTTTAAAAAGAATTTATTGAAGTCACAATAATGACAGATTTGTTCGCAAAAAGGAACATGAACATAAAGTGATTGCGGCATGTTCCACACCTCTCTTCGATAGTTTAGCCTCACAATTTTCCTAATCTTATAACGGTTAATGGGAAAAGACCGCAGCATTTCTGCGGTCTGTCACTATACATCACTTATTGTCGTCCATACTTAGTACAGACATAAAGGCTTCTTGCGGTACTTCTACGTTTCCTACGTTTTTCATTCGTTTTTTACCTTCTTTTTGTTTCTCAAGAAGTTTTCGTTTACGTGAAATATCTCCACCGTAACATTTAGCTAAAACATTTTTCCTCATCGCCTTAATGGTTGATCTCGAAATGATTTTTTGACCAATACTCGCTTGAACTGGTACTTCAAATTGCTGACGAGGAATTAGTTCCTTTAGCTTTTCAACGATGCTTTTTCCTCGTTCATAAGCTGAATCACGGTGAACGATGACAGATAAGGCATCAATTTTTTCACTATTAAGAAGAATATCCATCTTAACAAGATTACTTTCTTGATAGCCGATAAGCTCATAATCAAAAGACGCATAGCCTTTTGTACTTGATTTTAACGTGTCGAAGAAATCGTAAACGATTTCTGAAAGTGGCAGTTGATAAACGATGTTCACCCTATTTTCATCCAAATATTTCATATCTACGTAGTCGCCTCGTTTTTTCTGACAAAGCTCCATTACTGCCCCAACATAATCATTCGGCACCATCACTTCGGCTTTGACGTAAGGCTCTTGAACGTGTTCTACTTTTTGAGCCTCAGGCATGTCAGCAGGGTTATCAATTCTCAAGGATGTTCCATCCGTTAATAGCACTTCATAGACAACACTTGGGGCCGTCGTAATAAGGTCAATATTAAATTCTCTTTCAATCCGTTCTTGAATAATTTCCATATGAAGCAGCCCTAAAAACCCGCACCGAAAGCCAAATCCTAAGGCTTGCGACGTCTCCGCCTCAAACTGCAATGAGGCATCGTTTAGTTCCAATTTTTCAAGAGCTTCTCGCAGAGCATTATAATCTGTTGTATCTACTGGATATAAACCACAAAAAACCATCGGATTAAGCTTTCGATATCCTGGCAATGCTTCCGCAGTTGGTCTTTCTGCATGTGTTACTGTGTCCCCCACTCGGCTATCACTGACATTTTTAATCGAGGCAATCATAAATCCAACATCACCCACTGTCAGTTCTTCTTGAGCCACTGGCTTAGGTGTAAAGACGCCAATTTCTTGTACTTCAAATTCCTTACCTGTGGCCATCATTTTCACTTTTTCTCCCGGCTTAACCGTTCCCTCCGTGACTCGTATATATACGATTACACCACGATATGGATCATACAGAGAGTCAAAGATCATCGCCTTTAGTGGTGCTTCAGGATCGCCAGATGGTGCAGGCACATTTTTAACAATGGATTCTAAAATGTCATCAATTCCAATCCCATTTTTAGCAGAGGCTAACAAACAGTCATCCATCGGCAAACCAATCACATCTTCTACTTCTTGCTTAACTCGTTCAGGTTCTGCACTCGGTAAGTCAATCTTGTTAATCACAGGGAGAATTTCCAAGTCGTTATCAAGGGCTAAATACACATTAGCCAGCGTTTGAGCCTCGATACCTTGAGCCGCATCCACAATCAGTAGGGCGCCTTCACAAGCTGCCAGACTTCGAGATACTTCATACGCAAAATCCACGTGTCCCGGCGTATCAATTAAATGAAAAATATACTCTACACCGTCATTCGCTTTATAAGTTAATTGCACAGCATTTAATTTAATTGTAATCCCTCGTTCACGTTCAAGATCCATTGCATCAAGCATTTGATCTTTCATTTCCCGCTGTGTTAGGGCACTCGTTTTCTCTAAAATACGATCGGCCAATGTTGATTTTCCATGGTCGATATGTGCAATTATAGAAAAATTACGGATCTTATCCCGTCTTTTAATACGTTCTTCAGGCTTCATGTCACTATCACTCCCACAATACTCCGTCAAATACACCATTTTATATTATAGCAAGAATAATACGCTGCGTTCAAATATTACTTTCAATATCACTTTATTAGTTAATAACAGATAAAGCAATTACTATATTATGTTCTATAGCAAAAAAATAATTATTTTGAAAGCGAAGCCTTGAAAGACATAAGTGTTTCTAAATCATTTATAACGAGTAAAGCTCTTTATTAATCAATGAGGTATGCATCAAATTTAGCTCAAGCTTAAGAAAATCAATAAATGTTCCAAACTGTCATTAGAGCGAATGCCCTAACGATACTTATGTATTGTCACTAATGGCTTTATTCACGCACTACCAATCAAAGAACGTATCCCCCTGATTGAAGGGTCGTTTTGTTCATTTAATGCAAAAATAAGGCTGTTGAGAAAAAACTTCTTCAACAACCTAGCAACAATGATCTATATCGTTCTTTATTGACCATCAAAGACGGCCAGCATACGACTAAACGCCTGTTCCAAAGCATCAGCTGTTTTTACGCCTAATTCTGTAAATAAAGGAGCCGGCTGATCTTCTTGGAATGTTAGCACCTCATTTTCTTTTAAGGTATAGGTACCACTCTCAGGAAGACTTCCATGTAAATCTTTATCACCTCCATGATAAATGACAAGTCCCTCATCATCTTCCATTCGGATGAAATTGTTATCAGTTTCTTTAAGTCGATAACGAATGTTAGACTCTTCCTCTTCTATTTCCCCCGTATGAAAACGAAGATCCCCTACAGACACACCATTATCTGAATACAAAATGCCTAATATAAATCCAAACATTAGAACAGAAACTAGTAACCCCGCTCTAAAAGTCACGTGCGCCATTGTCTTCCTCACCTCCCATCGTCATTCCTTATCTTGCTGCTCCCAATAAAAGTCACTAAACACTTCAGCAAACACTTCAACAGTACGATAAACTTCCTCAAGAGAATTTTCTATTCCACCAAACTCTACGAGTAGCGCATTTTCTGACAAATCCTGATTGTATACCCCATTTCGACTACCTTCACTAACAGGAGGTGCAAAAATCCCACGGCTTAAACCATAATAGTCTTCCTGAAGCCTTTCATGTAATTTATTCGCAAGCGCTTTATTTTTTTCGTAGTCAGGGTTATTTTCCCCAATGACGAATAAAGCTTGGGCATACGTTTCTCCATTTAGTTCCACAGTGGTATTCTCCCTTGGTTGAGAATCTCGATGAAGATCAAAATAAAATTGGATCTCCTCATTTTCCTGCTTCGCTTCTTCCATAATTTCTCTAGATACTTCGTATGATTGACTGAACCTCCAACTGCGCTCATTTAGCTCTGCCCCGATATCCGTCGTATCAACCTCTGCTCTGATTCCATGTTTAGCTAATTCAATTCCAAGCCGTTCACCCGCTAGTGTAATATTTACACTTTCATGAAAGGGATCCGATGTATTTTGTAATTCCGGTAAATAAGATTCTCTGTTATGCGTATGAATGATATGAACCGTCACTGGTAAATCATCTAAGTTATCAGTTTCAGCGACAGATTCTTTTAAATCGGCTATTTCTTCTAACCGTTCAGTAGACGCCTCTCTCTCTGCCAACAACACTTCCATAGGAGGAGCAGATTCAATAGGCATGGATGTATAATCAACACCT
The DNA window shown above is from Salipaludibacillus agaradhaerens and carries:
- the hemW gene encoding radical SAM family heme chaperone HemW; translation: MPQSLYVHVPFCEQICHYCDFNKFFLKNQPIEEYLELCEREILQTVEAFPPEKELSTIYIGGGTPTALTTTQLSYLLTAIKRHFSISEKVEWTVEVNPGSADEEKLSMMYELGVNRLSIGAQTFDPHLLKAINRDHEPSEVAKTVALSKKVGITNLSIDMMFGLPGQSFDQWQESLEEVCQLPITHISAYSLKIEEKTVFYQLMRKGKLSLPGEEIQANMYEYMLDMLDRNGFNHYEISNFAKSSYYSNHNLTYWNNHEYYGVGAGAHSYLKGVRRANHGPLPKYMKAIKEKKLPYFEENHVSLKEQMEEQMFMGLRKLTGVSFDTFKERFGKDLYEVFPEAVTDLINRGLLMDTKTHLKLSKDGLLLGNEVFEQFLLTD
- the lepA gene encoding translation elongation factor 4, which translates into the protein MKPEERIKRRDKIRNFSIIAHIDHGKSTLADRILEKTSALTQREMKDQMLDAMDLERERGITIKLNAVQLTYKANDGVEYIFHLIDTPGHVDFAYEVSRSLAACEGALLIVDAAQGIEAQTLANVYLALDNDLEILPVINKIDLPSAEPERVKQEVEDVIGLPMDDCLLASAKNGIGIDDILESIVKNVPAPSGDPEAPLKAMIFDSLYDPYRGVIVYIRVTEGTVKPGEKVKMMATGKEFEVQEIGVFTPKPVAQEELTVGDVGFMIASIKNVSDSRVGDTVTHAERPTAEALPGYRKLNPMVFCGLYPVDTTDYNALREALEKLELNDASLQFEAETSQALGFGFRCGFLGLLHMEIIQERIEREFNIDLITTAPSVVYEVLLTDGTSLRIDNPADMPEAQKVEHVQEPYVKAEVMVPNDYVGAVMELCQKKRGDYVDMKYLDENRVNIVYQLPLSEIVYDFFDTLKSSTKGYASFDYELIGYQESNLVKMDILLNSEKIDALSVIVHRDSAYERGKSIVEKLKELIPRQQFEVPVQASIGQKIISRSTIKAMRKNVLAKCYGGDISRKRKLLEKQKEGKKRMKNVGNVEVPQEAFMSVLSMDDNK
- the spoIIP gene encoding stage II sporulation protein P, with the protein product MKKHTYIKRSRPIYRNRTSISTKKLMLVALTGTFIIFFVAATLTSFGAGYHLTSASVNNISNNLSVETLVYVLGNENRYFKQSLPEGNEPFSLTPLMLQLTTNINTEDPRSLLGRELPGFSLFDGRILTAGEGVDYTSMPIESAPPMEVLLAEREASTERLEEIADLKESVAETDNLDDLPVTVHIIHTHNRESYLPELQNTSDPFHESVNITLAGERLGIELAKHGIRAEVDTTDIGAELNERSWRFSQSYEVSREIMEEAKQENEEIQFYFDLHRDSQPRENTTVELNGETYAQALFVIGENNPDYEKNKALANKLHERLQEDYYGLSRGIFAPPVSEGSRNGVYNQDLSENALLVEFGGIENSLEEVYRTVEVFAEVFSDFYWEQQDKE